The proteins below come from a single Miscanthus floridulus cultivar M001 chromosome 1, ASM1932011v1, whole genome shotgun sequence genomic window:
- the LOC136454215 gene encoding uncharacterized protein: protein MWNSIPNFTEVEVITAFIRGLHHRELRSKFNRKPPTGIGEMIMTANQYADTKEAQVRFNEDAGTHRPTRRYDDRPDDRRHNDRRYDDRSYHCDSGRNRPEGPKSGQNRRRRPDHITAAINEPWAKRNSSTASPQERQT, encoded by the coding sequence ATgtggaactctattcccaacttCACGGAagttgaggtcatcaccgccttcatccgaggactccaccatcgcgagcttcgctccaagttcaaccgcaagccgcccacagggattggcgagatgatcatgaccgccaaccagtacgctgacACTAAGGAAGCccaggtgcgcttcaacgaggatgcgggtactcatcgcccaacacgccgctacgacgaccgccccgacgatcgacgccacaacgaccgccgctacgacgaccgcagttACCATTGTGACAGCGGCCGTAATCGGCctgaaggacccaagtctggccaaaatcgccgccgccggccagaccacatcaccGCCGCCATCAATGAACCTTGGGCCAAGCGCAACTCCTCGACAgcctctccacaagaacgccaaacataa